Proteins from a genomic interval of Benincasa hispida cultivar B227 chromosome 7, ASM972705v1, whole genome shotgun sequence:
- the LOC120081330 gene encoding RNA demethylase ALKBH10B isoform X1, translating to MAMPSGNVGVPDKVSYQSGGGGVAVSGGGGEIHQHHPRPWFPDERDGFISWLRGEFAASNAIIDALCHHLRAVGEPGEYDVVIGCIQQRRCNWTPVLHMQQYFSVAEVMYALQQVTSRRQQRYMDPVKVGQKLYRRPGPGFKQQQGHRVEATVKEEINTCAESCNGANSSSLVGCRKVEQVSNTCDESKASGEDGKLNDKDSESAEDNKDTHGKDQSNSKPKCAENLEDNASNKESQVEPTDDGCSSSHRDKELQSVQSQNGKQYAARTPRTFVANEMFDGKMVNVMDGLKLFEELLDDAEVSKLLSLVNDLRASGKRGQFQGQTYVVLKRPMKGHGREMIQLGFPIADAPHDDDNSSGLSKVNFTDRRIESIPSLLQDLIDRLVGEQVMTVKPDSCIVDFYNEGDHSQPHVWPPWFGRPVGVLLLTECEMTFGRVIGTDHSGNYRGAMKLSLTPGTLLVVQGKSADFAKHAIPAIRKQRILVTLTKSQPKRAVPADGQRTSLNIGSFSSWGPPSVRSPNPRLSPGQKPYPTVPSTGVLPAPPIRPQMAPPNGIPPLIVPPVAPPMPFPPVPIPTGPSAWPTAHPRHPPPRLPVPGTGVFLPPPGSSSAPAPSPQQPPNSAVETGSLSEKENGSTKSDHNSGTSPGEKPEAKPPQRQECNGSMDGSGSDKVKEEEQQPQQQQEEQNENPQAQNAGGGAV from the exons ATGGCAATGCCATCGGGAAATGTGGGTGTACCGGATAAAGTTTCGTATCAGAGCGGTGGTGGTGGAGTTGCGGTGAGTGGTGGCGGTGGCGAGATCCATCAGCACCACCCACGCCCCTGGTTTCCTGATGAGCGTGATGGGTTTATCTCATGGTTGCGAGGAGAATTCGCTGCCTCAAATGCTATAATTGATGCCCTTTGCCATCATTTGCGTGCTGTGGGAGAGCCTGGGGAGTATGACGTGGTTATTGGATGCATACAGCAACGGCGGTGTAATTGGACGCCGGTGCTTCATATGCAGCAGTACTTTTCAGTGGCAGAAGTGATGTATGCCCTTCAGCAGGTCACCTCGAGGAGGCAGCAGAGGTATATGGATCCTGTGAAAGTGGGGCAGAAGTTGTATAGGAGACCTGGACCAGGGTTTAAGCAGCAGCAGGGTCATCGGGTTGAAGCCACAGTCAAGGAAGAGATCAACACTTGTGCAGAGTCATGTAATGGTGCGAATTCTTCAAGTCTTGTAGGCTGTAGGAAGGTGGAGCAAGTAAGTAATACGTGTGATGAAAGTAAGGCCTCAGGGGAGGATGGTAAATTGAATGATAAAGATTCAGAGTCAGCTGAGGACAATAAAG ATACTCATGGGAAGGACCAAAGTAATAGCAAACCAAAGTGTGCAGAAAATTTAGAAGACAATGCAAGTAATAAAGAATCTCAAGTTGAACCTACTGATGATGGATGTTCTTCAAGCCACAGAG ATAAGGAGTTGCAGTCTGTTCAAAGCCAGAATGGAAAGCAGTATGCTGCCAGAACCCCGAGAACCTTTGTTGCCAATGAGATGTTTGATGGAAAGATG gTTAATGTGATGGATGGATTGAAATTATTTGAAGAATTATTGGATGATGCTGAGGTTTCAAAGCTTCTTTCTCTGGTGAATGATTTGAGGGCTTCCGGAAAGAGAGGGCAATTCCAAG GTCAGACGTATGTGGTATTAAAAAGACCCATGAAGGGACATGGGAGAGAGATGATCCAACTAGGCTTTCCCATTGCAGATGCTCCTCATGATGATGACAATTCTTCAGGGCTCTCTAAAG TGAACTTTACAGATAGAAGAATAGAATCCATTCCCTCATTACTTCAAGATCTCATTGATCGTTTGGTTGGGGAGCAAGTGATGACAGTGAAACCAGATTCCTGCATCGTTGATTTTTATAATGAG GGTGATCATTCTCAGCCTCATGTCTGGCCACCATGGTTTGGGAGGCCCGTTGGTGTCCTCCTCTTGACTGAATGTGAAATGACTTTTGGTAGAGTGATTGGTACAGACCATTCTGGCAACTATAGAGGGGCTATGAAGTTGTCTCTCACACCCGG AACCCTACTAGTGGTGCAAGGAAAATCTGCAGATTTTGCTAAGCATGCAATTCCCGCTATCCGCAAGCAACGTATACTTGTTACATTGACCAAATCACAACCAAAAAGAGCTGTACCAGCTGATGGGCAACGCACATCTCTGAATATAGGTTCATTTTCCAGTTGGGGCCCTCCATCTGTTAGATCGCCCAACCCTCGTCTTTCCCCTGGACAGAAGCCCTATCCTACAGTTCCATCGACTGGGGTGCTACCAGCGCCACCCATTCGTCCCCAAATGGCACCACCAAATGGCATCCCTCCCTTAATTGTCCCACCTGTAGCACCACCTATGCCTTTCCCTCCCGTGCCAATCCCAACTGGTCCATCCGCGTGGCCCACTGCACATCCAAGGCATCCTCCACCTCGTCTCCCTGTTCCCGGCACTGGAGTATTCCTTCCCCCTCCAGGTTCATCCAGTGCTCCAGCTCCATCTCCTCAACAACCGCCAAACTCCGCAGTTGAGACAGGTTCCCTTTCAGAAAAGGAGAATGGTTCGACGAAATCTGATCACAATTCAGGTACTTCTCCAGGTGAAAAACCAGAAGCAAAGCCGCCTCAAAGACAAGAATGCAATGGAAGTATGGATGGAAGTGGGAGTGATAAAGTGAAAGAGGAAGAGCAGCAGCCGCAGCAGCAACAGGAGGAGCAAAATGAGAATCCGCAGGCCCAAAATGCAGGAGGTGGAGCAGTTTAG
- the LOC120081330 gene encoding RNA demethylase ALKBH10B isoform X2, whose protein sequence is MAMPSGNVGVPDKVSYQSGGGGVAVSGGGGEIHQHHPRPWFPDERDGFISWLRGEFAASNAIIDALCHHLRAVGEPGEYDVVIGCIQQRRCNWTPVLHMQQYFSVAEVMYALQQVTSRRQQRYMDPVKVGQKLYRRPGPGFKQQQGHRVEATVKEEINTCAESCNGANSSSLVGCRKVEQVSNTCDESKASGEDGKLNDKDSESAEDNKDTHGKDQSNSKPKCAENLEDNASNKESQVEPTDDGCSSSHRDKELQSVQSQNGKQYAARTPRTFVANEMFDGKMVNVMDGLKLFEELLDDAEVSKLLSLVNDLRASGKRGQFQGQTYVVLKRPMKGHGREMIQLGFPIADAPHDDDNSSGLSKDRRIESIPSLLQDLIDRLVGEQVMTVKPDSCIVDFYNEGDHSQPHVWPPWFGRPVGVLLLTECEMTFGRVIGTDHSGNYRGAMKLSLTPGTLLVVQGKSADFAKHAIPAIRKQRILVTLTKSQPKRAVPADGQRTSLNIGSFSSWGPPSVRSPNPRLSPGQKPYPTVPSTGVLPAPPIRPQMAPPNGIPPLIVPPVAPPMPFPPVPIPTGPSAWPTAHPRHPPPRLPVPGTGVFLPPPGSSSAPAPSPQQPPNSAVETGSLSEKENGSTKSDHNSGTSPGEKPEAKPPQRQECNGSMDGSGSDKVKEEEQQPQQQQEEQNENPQAQNAGGGAV, encoded by the exons ATGGCAATGCCATCGGGAAATGTGGGTGTACCGGATAAAGTTTCGTATCAGAGCGGTGGTGGTGGAGTTGCGGTGAGTGGTGGCGGTGGCGAGATCCATCAGCACCACCCACGCCCCTGGTTTCCTGATGAGCGTGATGGGTTTATCTCATGGTTGCGAGGAGAATTCGCTGCCTCAAATGCTATAATTGATGCCCTTTGCCATCATTTGCGTGCTGTGGGAGAGCCTGGGGAGTATGACGTGGTTATTGGATGCATACAGCAACGGCGGTGTAATTGGACGCCGGTGCTTCATATGCAGCAGTACTTTTCAGTGGCAGAAGTGATGTATGCCCTTCAGCAGGTCACCTCGAGGAGGCAGCAGAGGTATATGGATCCTGTGAAAGTGGGGCAGAAGTTGTATAGGAGACCTGGACCAGGGTTTAAGCAGCAGCAGGGTCATCGGGTTGAAGCCACAGTCAAGGAAGAGATCAACACTTGTGCAGAGTCATGTAATGGTGCGAATTCTTCAAGTCTTGTAGGCTGTAGGAAGGTGGAGCAAGTAAGTAATACGTGTGATGAAAGTAAGGCCTCAGGGGAGGATGGTAAATTGAATGATAAAGATTCAGAGTCAGCTGAGGACAATAAAG ATACTCATGGGAAGGACCAAAGTAATAGCAAACCAAAGTGTGCAGAAAATTTAGAAGACAATGCAAGTAATAAAGAATCTCAAGTTGAACCTACTGATGATGGATGTTCTTCAAGCCACAGAG ATAAGGAGTTGCAGTCTGTTCAAAGCCAGAATGGAAAGCAGTATGCTGCCAGAACCCCGAGAACCTTTGTTGCCAATGAGATGTTTGATGGAAAGATG gTTAATGTGATGGATGGATTGAAATTATTTGAAGAATTATTGGATGATGCTGAGGTTTCAAAGCTTCTTTCTCTGGTGAATGATTTGAGGGCTTCCGGAAAGAGAGGGCAATTCCAAG GTCAGACGTATGTGGTATTAAAAAGACCCATGAAGGGACATGGGAGAGAGATGATCCAACTAGGCTTTCCCATTGCAGATGCTCCTCATGATGATGACAATTCTTCAGGGCTCTCTAAAG ATAGAAGAATAGAATCCATTCCCTCATTACTTCAAGATCTCATTGATCGTTTGGTTGGGGAGCAAGTGATGACAGTGAAACCAGATTCCTGCATCGTTGATTTTTATAATGAG GGTGATCATTCTCAGCCTCATGTCTGGCCACCATGGTTTGGGAGGCCCGTTGGTGTCCTCCTCTTGACTGAATGTGAAATGACTTTTGGTAGAGTGATTGGTACAGACCATTCTGGCAACTATAGAGGGGCTATGAAGTTGTCTCTCACACCCGG AACCCTACTAGTGGTGCAAGGAAAATCTGCAGATTTTGCTAAGCATGCAATTCCCGCTATCCGCAAGCAACGTATACTTGTTACATTGACCAAATCACAACCAAAAAGAGCTGTACCAGCTGATGGGCAACGCACATCTCTGAATATAGGTTCATTTTCCAGTTGGGGCCCTCCATCTGTTAGATCGCCCAACCCTCGTCTTTCCCCTGGACAGAAGCCCTATCCTACAGTTCCATCGACTGGGGTGCTACCAGCGCCACCCATTCGTCCCCAAATGGCACCACCAAATGGCATCCCTCCCTTAATTGTCCCACCTGTAGCACCACCTATGCCTTTCCCTCCCGTGCCAATCCCAACTGGTCCATCCGCGTGGCCCACTGCACATCCAAGGCATCCTCCACCTCGTCTCCCTGTTCCCGGCACTGGAGTATTCCTTCCCCCTCCAGGTTCATCCAGTGCTCCAGCTCCATCTCCTCAACAACCGCCAAACTCCGCAGTTGAGACAGGTTCCCTTTCAGAAAAGGAGAATGGTTCGACGAAATCTGATCACAATTCAGGTACTTCTCCAGGTGAAAAACCAGAAGCAAAGCCGCCTCAAAGACAAGAATGCAATGGAAGTATGGATGGAAGTGGGAGTGATAAAGTGAAAGAGGAAGAGCAGCAGCCGCAGCAGCAACAGGAGGAGCAAAATGAGAATCCGCAGGCCCAAAATGCAGGAGGTGGAGCAGTTTAG